A single genomic interval of Mangifera indica cultivar Alphonso chromosome 5, CATAS_Mindica_2.1, whole genome shotgun sequence harbors:
- the LOC123216353 gene encoding transcription factor TCP12-like, translating into MFPSINNYDPFPSINQTMLGTNSKNPSSSPEHHHPYPFLHFSEPFLADDDELHTIQLVPQQEIISSSFNLAAQTEIATATPMQATKRSSRKKKSVSSENNSKKQAIPRERAGKKDRHSKIHTAQGPRDRRMRLSLQIARKFFDLQDMLGFDKPSKTIEWLFFKSKAAIQELTESFPGFKQTDSGGGKSISPTSDSEVVSGGALVIRDSLMGTSNEAKNKNSEKAQESRKKARARARERTIEKIKGSKHCSDEVNPKDLKPLGSSTALQTVQKLVPCSQEINSSLKVVAEEECGTIRLQEQDMDSVSIIEKFLGITPGSSSTFSNSHNTIELSAENFHQKNAVFTRNWDKINNDAFQYAYCTMTNMKELTGNLQGQDPCAIYMFNKNDQAKRYSSNFTTSKNAHQHNPNSVFMSPSNAYEQNPSSIPVTTSNIDSQSHLLENQYLSNPNVSDKYCRWN; encoded by the coding sequence ATGTTTCCTTCAATTAACAACTATGATCCCTTTCCGTCCATCAATCAGACCATGCTTGGTACAAACAGTAAAAACCCTAGCTCTTCACCAGAACATCATCATCCCTACCCATTTCTGCACTTCTCTGAACCCTTTCTTGCTGATGATGATGAGTTGCATACGATCCAACTTGTACCACAGCAAGAAATCATTTCTTCCAGTTTTAATCTGGCCGCTCAGACTGAGATTGCAACGGCAACCCCGATGCAAGCAACAAAAAGAAGctcaaggaagaagaaaagtgtGAGCAGTGAGAACAATAGTAAAAAGCAGGCGATTCCCCGAGAGAGAGCTGGAAAGAAGGATAGGCACAGCAAGATCCACACGGCTCAAGGCCCCAGAGATCGCCGGATGAGGCTGTCCCTTCAAATCGCTCGTAAATTTTTTGATCTTCAAGACATGTTAGGTTTTGATAAACCAAGCAAAACCATCGAGTGGCTATTCTTCAAATCCAAGGCCGCAATCCAGGAACTCACTGAGAGTTTTCCAGGTTTCAAGCAAACCGATAGTGGTGGTGGAAAGAGTATTTCGCCTACTTCCGATAGCGAAGTTGTCTCTGGAGGAGCTCTGGTTATCAGAGATTCTTTGATGGGCACTTCCAACGAGGCAAAGAACAAGAATTCAGAAAAAGCTCAGGAATCCAGGAAGAAGGCAAGGGCAAGGGCAAGGGAAAGAACAATTGAGAAGATCAAAGGATCAAAACATTGCTCTGACGAAGTAAACCCTAAAGATTTGAAACCATTAGGGTCGTCTACTGCCCTTCAGACTGTTCAAAAGTTAGTTCCTTGTAGCCAAGAAATCAATTCCTCTCTTAAGGTAGTTGCTGAAGAAGAATGCGGTACTATTCGCTTGCAAGAACAAGATATGGACTCTGTCAGCATCATTGAGAAATTTCTGGGAATTACACCAGGATCATCATCCACCTTCAGTAACTCACACAACACTATAGAATTAAGTGCcgaaaattttcatcaaaagaATGCAGTTTTCACAAGAAATTGGGACAAAATCAACAACGATGCTTTTCAGTATGCTTACTGTACAATGACAAACATGAAGGAATTAACAGGTAATCTCCAAGGACAAGACCCCTGTGCAATCTACATGTTCAACAAGAATGACCAAGCTAAAAGATATAGCTCAAATTTCACGACCAGCAAAAATGCCCATCAACACAACCCTAACTCAGTTTTCATGTCTCCCTCAAATGCCTATGAACAAAACCCTAGTTCAATTCCCGTTACCACCTCAAACATTGATTCGCAGTCTCACCTGCTAGAAAACCAATACCTCAGCAACCCAAATGTTTCCGATAAATATTGCCGTTGGAATTGA
- the LOC123216280 gene encoding transcription factor bHLH30-like has protein sequence MCGLKEEDQGQCSQTIHDIQGYQEQFFLQQQLMQQQQNSDMYGGRGSLIFPEVSPILPWPITQVHSFNPANYTTNPVREHDPFLLPPPPPSYGGLINRRAPSLQFAYDASSSDHLRIISDSLGPMVQPGSAPFGLQAELGKMTAQEIMDAKALAASKSHSEAERRRRERINNHLAKLRSLLPSTTKTDKASLLAEVIQHVKELKRQTSLIAETSPVPTEIDELTVDASDEDGKFVIKASLCCEDRSDLLPDLIKTLKALRLRTLKAEITTLGGRVKNVLFITDDEDSSSSGEQQQQQPQYSISSIQDALKAVMEKTSVDESSSGNVKRQRTNINNLGHRSL, from the exons ATGTGTGGATTGAAGGAAGAAGATCAAGGACAGTGTTCTCAAACGATTCATGACATTCAAGGCTATCAAGAACAGTTTTTTCTTCAGCAACAACTCATGCAACAGCAACAAAATAGTGATATGTATGGAGGTAGAGGGAGTTTGATTTTTCCTGAAGTTTCACCCATCCTACCATGGCCTATCACTCAGGTTCACTCTTTCAACCCGGCTAACTACACCACCAACCCGGTTCGTGAACATGACCCATTTCTTCTCCCTCCTCCACCACCATCATACGGGGGTTTGATCAACAGAAGAGCTCCATCCCTACAGTTTGCTTATGACGCTTCATCAAGTGATCATCTCAGGATCATATCAGATAGTCTTGGACCAATGGTTCAACCCGGTTCAGCTCCGTTTGGTCTACAGGCTGAATTGGGTAAAATGACTGCCCAAGAAATTATGGATGCTAAGGCCCTTGCTGCTTCCAAAAGCCACAGTGAAGCTGAGAGGAGACGAAGGGAGAGAATCAACAACCATCTTGCTAAGCTACGCAGCTTACTACCTAGCACCACCAAA ACCGACAAAGCTTCTTTGCTAGCTGAAGTAATCCAGCATGTTAAGGAGCTAAAGCGGCAGACTTCTTTGATAGCTGAAACAAGTCCAGTACCGACGGAAATCGATGAGTTAACAGTGGATGCATCGGACGAGGATGGTAAGTTTGTAATAAAAGCTTCACTTTGCTGTGAAGATCGATCTGATCTCTTACCTGACCTAATAAAAACCCTGAAAGCTTTACGTTTAAGAACGCTGAAAGCTGAAATTACAACACTTGGTGGGCGTGTAAAGAACGTTTTATTCATTACTGATGATGAAGATTCAAGCAGCAGTGGTGaacaacagcaacaacaacCACAGTATTCTATAAGCTCAATCCAAGATGCATTAAAAGCAGTGATGGAGAAGACATCTGTTGATGAGTCTTCTTCAGGGAATGTCAAGAGACAAAGAACCAATATCAATAACCTTGGACACAGGTCTCTTTAA